One Cryptomeria japonica chromosome 9, Sugi_1.0, whole genome shotgun sequence genomic window carries:
- the LOC131066733 gene encoding auxin-induced protein PCNT115 has translation MEKVGRKKLGQQGLCVSEQGLGCMGMSFLYGPPKPEQEMIDLIHYAVNSGVTFLDTSDIYGPETNEILLGKALKGIREKVQIATKFGLTWANGEFGVRGDPAYVRAACEASLKRLHIDYIDLYYQHRVDTTVPIEATMGELKKLVEEGKIKYVGLSEASASTIRRAHAVHPITAVQLEWSLWSRDSEAQIIPTCRELGIGIVAYSPLGRGFFASGAKLLGSVTDDDFRKGSPRLQSENLEHNQALFQKLSEISLRKGCSPSQLALAWVQHQGNDVVPIPGTTKIKNLDDNIFSVSVNLTADDMKEIEAIFPVDAAAGSRNREEHLEFSWMHSETPPYNTLH, from the exons ATGGAGAAAGTGGGTAGGAAAAAGTTGGGGCAACAGGGACTTTGTGTGTCTGAACAGGGTTTGGGATGTATGGGTATGTCCTTTTTGTATGGCCCTCCCAAACCTGAGCaagagatgatagatctcattCACTATGCTGTGAACAGCGGTGTCACTTTTCTTGATACTTCAGACATTTATGGACCAGAAACCAATGAAATTCTTCTAGGAAAG GCTCTGAAAGGCATCAGAGAGAAGGTCCAGATTGCTACCAAGTTTGGATTGACTTGGGCTAATGGAGAATTCGGTGTGAGGGGAGATCCTGCATATGTCAGGGCTGCCTGTGAAGCAAGCCTTAAGAGGCTTCATATTGACTACATTGATCTTTATTATCAGCACAGGGTGGATACTACTGTACCCATAGAAGCTACT ATGGGTGAATTGAAGAAGCTGGTAGAAGAGGGAAAGATAAAATATGTGGGTCTGTCTGAAGCCTCTGCTTCAACAATCCGTAGAGCACATGCAGTGCATCCAATCACTGCCGTGCAGCTTGAATGGTCTCTCTGGAGTAGGGATTCTGAGGCACAAATTATTCCCACCTGCAG GGAGTTGGGGATTGGAATTGTTGCATACAGCCCTTTAGGCAGGGGTTTCTTTGCCTCAGGAGCAAAACTTCTTGGAAGTGTGACTGATGATGACTTTCGTAAG GGGAGTCCAAGGCTTCAAAGTGAGAATCTTGAGCACAACCAAGCTCTATTCCAAAAGCTAAGTGAGATCAGCTTACGAAAAGGGTGCAGCCCAAGCCAGCTTGCTCTTGCATGGGTTCAGCACCAGGGGAATGATGTTGTGCCCATACCCGGAACCACCAAGATTAAGAACCTGGACGACAATATATTCTCTGTCTCTGTAAATCTGACTGCAGATGACATGAAGGAGATTGAAGCTATTTTTCCTGTAGATGCTGCAGCTGGAAGTCGAAACAGGGAAGAGCATTTGGAATTTTCCTGGATGCATTCAGAAACGCCCCCTTACAATACTCTCCattga